In a single window of the Etheostoma spectabile isolate EspeVRDwgs_2016 chromosome 3, UIUC_Espe_1.0, whole genome shotgun sequence genome:
- the ppm1da gene encoding protein phosphatase, Mg2+/Mn2+ dependent, 1Da isoform X2 produces the protein MENTLLMRVSVFTDQGGRKYMEDVTEVIVEPEPGEDEPPSGELEESNGGDCTVKYLAADTHPDLTGETAVSPQVSDASCESVRTEDQSILVNTSLSGGHSPPRAQESYASPSRRSVAFFAVFDGHGGREAAQFARDYLWEFMKKQRGFWSDCDREVCLAIRKGFVACHHAMWKKLPEWPKTLTGLPSTSGTTASVVFIRGNRMYVAHVGDSAVVLGIQDDPSVPFIRAVEVTQDHKPELPRERERIEGLGGSVIKKSGVNRVVWKRPRLSHNGPVRRSTVIDQIPFLAVARALGDLWSYDFYSGEFVVSPEPDTSVVILDPRKHHYIILGSDGLWNMVPPQEAISMCQNNNEAMAPCGVSSARQLVSHALLRWRQRMLRADNTSAIVIALQEPGTSQDTLHHEEVLLDLAKVSQCPPTSISRADTPLLQRPQEEDSPSAVCELLPVLERRDGLSGSNSLYHMTLSDPFTLTPLGPNSSAELPSQSSPTDRTIGSRTPNSKRTSDGSSSGLSAKKARRRSADRLPLVQHNAEKKQKDSNNVSPILQKHSKPTVCVC, from the exons ATGGAAAACACATTGTTGATGCGAGTGAGTGTATTTACCGACCAAGGAGGCAGGAAATACATGGAAGATGTGACCGAGGTCATAGTAGAGCCGGAGCCGGGAGAAGATGAGCCACCCTCGGGTGAGCTAGAGGAGAGCAATGGGGGAGACTGCACGGTCAAATATCTGGCTGCGGACACGCATCCAGACCTGACTGGTGAAACCGCCGTGTCCCCGCAGGTTTCAGATGCATCATGTGAATCTGTGCGAACGGAAGACCAAAGTATTTTAGTGAACACGTCTTTATCGGGAGGTCACAGCCCGCCGCGAGCTCAGGAGAGTTATGCGAGTCCTTCCCGCCGTTCCGTAGCGTTCTTCGCTGTGTTTGACGGGCACGGAGGTCGCGAGGCAGCGCAGTTCGCACGAGACTATTTGTGGGAGTTCATGAAAAAGCAGCGGGGCTTCTGGTCAGACTGTGACCGGGAGGTCTGCTTGGCTATACGCAAAGGATTTGTAGCCTGCCACCACGCTATGTGGAAGAAGCTAC CTGAATGGCCAAAGACACTCACAGGCCTTCCCAGCACATCGGGCACCACGGCTAGTGTAGTTTTCATACGAGGAAATCGCATGTATGTGGCCCACGTTGGGGACTCGGCAGTGGTTCTAGGGATCCAGGATGACCCCTCAGTTCCGTTCATCAGAGCTGTGGAAgtcacacaagaccacaaacctGAACTACCCAGAGAGAGGGAGCGTATTGAAGGTCTGGGAGGGAG TGTTATCAAGAAGTCTGGAGTGAACCGGGTGGTCTGGAAGAGGCCAAGGCTGAGTCACAACGGCCCAGTCCGTCGGAGCACTGTCATTGACCAGATACCATTCTTGGCAGTAGCCCGAGCTCTAG GTGATCTGTGGAGCTATGACTTCTATAGCGGAGAGTTTGTGGTTTCTCCAGAGCCCGACACCAGTGTGGTGATCCTGGATCCCAGGAAACACCACTACATCATTCTGGGCAGCGATGGTCTGTGGAACATGGTGCCACCTCAAGAGGCTATCTCCATGTGTCAGAACAACAATGAGGCAATG GCACCATGTGGGGTATCGAGTGCCCGGCAGCTTGTCAGCCATGCTCTGCTGCGGTGGCGCCAGCGCATGTTGCGTGCTGACAACACCAGCGCCATTGTAATCGCCCTGCAGGAGCCTGGGACCTCCCAGGACACGCTGCACCATGAGGAGGTGCTGCTGGACCTGGCCAAGGTGTCCCAGTGTCCTCCTACCTCAATATCCCGCGCTGACACTCCTCTCCTTCAG CGGCCTCAAGAGGAAGACTCTCCCTCGGCCGTGTGTGAGCTTCTCCCTGTCTTGGAGCGACGGGACGGCCTATCAGGAAGCAACAGCCTGTACCACATGACTCTGTCTGACCCGTTCACCTTGACTCCACTGGGTCCTAACAGTAGTGCTGAGTTGCCCAGTCAGTCCAGTCCCACTGACAGGACAATTGGCAGCAGGACACCCAACAGCAAAAGAACTAGCGACGGCTCATCATCAGGCCTGTCGGCTAAGAAGGCCAGACGCAGGAGTGCCGACAGGCTGCCGCTGGTCCAACACAAcgcagagaaaaaacagaaggaTTCCAATAACGTCTCCCCTATTCTCCAGAAGCATAGCAAgcccacagtgtgtgtgtgctga
- the ppm1da gene encoding protein phosphatase, Mg2+/Mn2+ dependent, 1Da isoform X1: protein MENTLLMRVSVFTDQGGRKYMEDVTEVIVEPEPGEDEPPSGELEESNGGDCTVKYLAADTHPDLTGETAVSPQVSDASCESVRTEDQSILVNTSLSGGHSPPRAQESYASPSRRSVAFFAVFDGHGGREAAQFARDYLWEFMKKQRGFWSDCDREVCLAIRKGFVACHHAMWKKLPEWPKTLTGLPSTSGTTASVVFIRGNRMYVAHVGDSAVVLGIQDDPSVPFIRAVEVTQDHKPELPRERERIEGLGGSVIKKSGVNRVVWKRPRLSHNGPVRRSTVIDQIPFLAVARALGDLWSYDFYSGEFVVSPEPDTSVVILDPRKHHYIILGSDGLWNMVPPQEAISMCQNNNEAMAPCGVSSARQLVSHALLRWRQRMLRADNTSAIVIALQEPGTSQDTLHHEEVLLDLAKVSQCPPTSISRADTPLLQQRPQEEDSPSAVCELLPVLERRDGLSGSNSLYHMTLSDPFTLTPLGPNSSAELPSQSSPTDRTIGSRTPNSKRTSDGSSSGLSAKKARRRSADRLPLVQHNAEKKQKDSNNVSPILQKHSKPTVCVC, encoded by the exons ATGGAAAACACATTGTTGATGCGAGTGAGTGTATTTACCGACCAAGGAGGCAGGAAATACATGGAAGATGTGACCGAGGTCATAGTAGAGCCGGAGCCGGGAGAAGATGAGCCACCCTCGGGTGAGCTAGAGGAGAGCAATGGGGGAGACTGCACGGTCAAATATCTGGCTGCGGACACGCATCCAGACCTGACTGGTGAAACCGCCGTGTCCCCGCAGGTTTCAGATGCATCATGTGAATCTGTGCGAACGGAAGACCAAAGTATTTTAGTGAACACGTCTTTATCGGGAGGTCACAGCCCGCCGCGAGCTCAGGAGAGTTATGCGAGTCCTTCCCGCCGTTCCGTAGCGTTCTTCGCTGTGTTTGACGGGCACGGAGGTCGCGAGGCAGCGCAGTTCGCACGAGACTATTTGTGGGAGTTCATGAAAAAGCAGCGGGGCTTCTGGTCAGACTGTGACCGGGAGGTCTGCTTGGCTATACGCAAAGGATTTGTAGCCTGCCACCACGCTATGTGGAAGAAGCTAC CTGAATGGCCAAAGACACTCACAGGCCTTCCCAGCACATCGGGCACCACGGCTAGTGTAGTTTTCATACGAGGAAATCGCATGTATGTGGCCCACGTTGGGGACTCGGCAGTGGTTCTAGGGATCCAGGATGACCCCTCAGTTCCGTTCATCAGAGCTGTGGAAgtcacacaagaccacaaacctGAACTACCCAGAGAGAGGGAGCGTATTGAAGGTCTGGGAGGGAG TGTTATCAAGAAGTCTGGAGTGAACCGGGTGGTCTGGAAGAGGCCAAGGCTGAGTCACAACGGCCCAGTCCGTCGGAGCACTGTCATTGACCAGATACCATTCTTGGCAGTAGCCCGAGCTCTAG GTGATCTGTGGAGCTATGACTTCTATAGCGGAGAGTTTGTGGTTTCTCCAGAGCCCGACACCAGTGTGGTGATCCTGGATCCCAGGAAACACCACTACATCATTCTGGGCAGCGATGGTCTGTGGAACATGGTGCCACCTCAAGAGGCTATCTCCATGTGTCAGAACAACAATGAGGCAATG GCACCATGTGGGGTATCGAGTGCCCGGCAGCTTGTCAGCCATGCTCTGCTGCGGTGGCGCCAGCGCATGTTGCGTGCTGACAACACCAGCGCCATTGTAATCGCCCTGCAGGAGCCTGGGACCTCCCAGGACACGCTGCACCATGAGGAGGTGCTGCTGGACCTGGCCAAGGTGTCCCAGTGTCCTCCTACCTCAATATCCCGCGCTGACACTCCTCTCCTTCAG CAGCGGCCTCAAGAGGAAGACTCTCCCTCGGCCGTGTGTGAGCTTCTCCCTGTCTTGGAGCGACGGGACGGCCTATCAGGAAGCAACAGCCTGTACCACATGACTCTGTCTGACCCGTTCACCTTGACTCCACTGGGTCCTAACAGTAGTGCTGAGTTGCCCAGTCAGTCCAGTCCCACTGACAGGACAATTGGCAGCAGGACACCCAACAGCAAAAGAACTAGCGACGGCTCATCATCAGGCCTGTCGGCTAAGAAGGCCAGACGCAGGAGTGCCGACAGGCTGCCGCTGGTCCAACACAAcgcagagaaaaaacagaaggaTTCCAATAACGTCTCCCCTATTCTCCAGAAGCATAGCAAgcccacagtgtgtgtgtgctga
- the appbp2 gene encoding amyloid protein-binding protein 2: MAAVELEWIPETLYNTAISAVVDNYSRSRRDIRSLPENIQFDVYYKLYQQGRLCQLGGEFCELEVFAKVLRASDKRHLLHHCFQALMDHGVKVASVLANSFSRRCSYIAESDAHVKEKAIQFGFVLGGFLSDAGWYGDAEKVFLSCLQLCTLHSEVLHCFRAVECCVRLLHVRNGNCKYHLGEETFKLAQSYMDKLAKHGHQANKAALYGELCALLFAKSHYDEAYRWCIEAMKEITPGLPVKVVVDVLRQASKACVVKREFRKAEQLIKHAVFLAREHFGHKHPKYSDTLLDYGFYLLNVDNICQSVAIYQTALDIRQSVFGGKNIHVATAHEDLAYSSYVHQYSSGKFDNALFHAERAIDIITHILPEDHLLLASSKRVKALILEEIAIDCHNKETEERLLQEAHDLHLSSLQLAKKAFGEFNVQTAKHYGNLGRLYQSMRKFKEAEEMHIKAIQIKEQLLGHEDYEVALSVGHLASLYNYDMNQYEDAERLYLRSIAIGKKLFGEGYSGLEYDYRGLIKLYNSVGNYEKVFEYHNVLSNWNRLRDRQFAVADALEDVNTTPQQTQEVVQAFLLAQSLGPTRPCLG; the protein is encoded by the exons ATGGCCGCGGTGGAGCTCGAATGGATCCCAGAAACACTGTACAACACAGCTATCTCGGCTGTGGTGGACAACTACAGCCGATCAAGAAGAGACATACGGTCGCTCCCAGAAAATATACAGTTCGATGTCTATTATAAG ctTTACCAGCAGGGCCGGCTCTGCCAGCTGGGAGGAGAGTTCTGTGAGCTGGAGGTGTTTGCTAAAGTACTGCGGGCTTCAGACAAAAG ACACCTTCTGCACCACTGCTTTCAAGCGCTAATGGATCACGGTGTGAAAGTGGCCTCAGTTCTGGCAAACTCCTTCAGCCGCCGCTGCTCCTACATCGCAGAGTCTGACGCCCATGTCAAAGAGAAGGCCATCCAGTTTGGCTTCGTGCTAG gTGGCTTCTTGTCTGATGCAGGCTGGTACGGAGATGCGGAGAAAGTGTTTCTGTCATGCCTGCAGCTGTGCACACTCCACAGTGAAGTCCTCCACTGCTTCCGGGCTGTGGAATGCTGTGTCAG GCTGCTTCATGTCCGCAATGGCAACTGTAAGTACCACCTGGGGGAGGAGACCTTCAAGCTCGCTCAGTCTTACATGGACAAACTAGCCAAACATGGCCACCAGGCCAACAAGGCAGCGCTGTACGGCGAGCTTTGTGCCTTGCTCTTCGCCAAAAGCCACTATGATGAG GCATACCGGTGGTGTATAGAAGCTATGAAGGAAATTACTCCAGGGCTGCCTGTCAAAGTAGTGGTTGATGTCCTCCGGCAAGCCTCAAAG GCCTGCGTTGTGAAGAGAGAGTTTAGAAAAGCCGAGCAGCTGATCAAACATGCAGTGTTTTTAGCAAG AGAACATTTTGGACACAAGCATCCCAAGTACTCCGACACGCTGCTAGATTATGGATTTTACTTATTAAATGTAGACAACATATGCCAATCAGTTGCTATTTACCAG ACAGCACTGGACATCCGACAGTCTGTGTTCGGAGGGAAGAACATCCACGTTGCCACAGCCCATGAAGACCTGGCCTACTCCTCATATGTGCACCAATATAGCTCCGGGAAATTTGACAACGCTCT GTTCCACGCAGAACGTGCCATAGACATCATAACTCACATTCTGCCTGAGGACCATCTGCTGCTGGCCTCCTCCAAGAGAGTCAAAG CTCTGATTCTGGAGGAAATCGCCATCGACTGCCAcaataaagagacagaagaGCGCCTTCTACAAGAGGCTCATGACCTGCACctctcttcactgcagctggCCAAGAAGGCCTTCGGAGAGTTCAACGTCCAGACAGCCAAACACTATGGCAACTTAGGTCGACTCTACCAGTCCATGAGGAAGTTCaag GAGGCCGAGGAGATGCACATCAAAGCCATCCAGATCAAGGAGCAGCTTCTGGGCCATGAGGACTACGAGGTGGCTCTGTCTGTGGGTCACCTGGCCTCCCTCTACAACTACGACATGAACCAGTATGAAGACGCAGAGAGGCTCTACCTGCGCTCCATCGCTATTG gtaagAAGCTGTTTGGAGAGGGTTACAGTGGGCTGGAGTACGACTACCGAGGCCTAATCAAACTCTACAACTCAGTGGGAAACTACGAGAAGGTGTTTGAATACCACAACGTACTGTCTAACTGGAACCGGCTGAGGGATCGACAGTTTGCCGTGGCAGATGCCCTGGAGGACGTCAACACTACACCGCAGCAGACCCAGGAGGTGGTACAAGCCTTCCTATTGGCTCAGAGCCTGGGCCCCACCCGCCCATGTCTTGGCTGA
- the si:ch1073-145m9.1 gene encoding uncharacterized protein si:ch1073-145m9.1, producing the protein MGLQVLLWWPNIIGYIRIGLVFAAWAAYKTPAVFVSLYSVSIALDGVDGWLARRLGQTSRFGAWLDVVVDNLGRGMLWSLLFKWGWLVSALEWCVFVCNHNARGDHWKNSFITSPRFIQAIMANGFRTPLGTWVVSGLHCLPLWLYGCQWGLLSHWLYLPPWIQAAGTLLLAAGRLLALSAEIWCIWTHIEYLTNDEPEEKKK; encoded by the exons GATACATTAGGATTGGCCTTGTGTTTGCTGCATGGGCTGCCTATAAGACACCAGCagtctttgtgtctctttacTCCGTCTCCATAGCACTGGATG GAGTGGACGGCTGGCTGGCGAGGAGGCTCGGGCAGACCTCCAGGTTTGGAGCCTGGCTGGATGTAGTGGTGGACAACCTGGGCAGAGGCATGCTGTGGAGCCTTCTCTTTAAG TGGGGTTGGCTGGTGTCTGCCTTGGAGtggtgcgtgtttgtgtgtaaccACAATGCCAGAGGTGACCATTGGAAGAACAGTTTCATCACCAGCCCTCGTTTCATACAAGCCATCATGGCAAACG GGTTTCGGACACCTCTTGGCACATGGGTGGTGAGTGGGCTGCACTGCCTCCCCCTGTGGCTGTATGGGTGTCAGTGGGGCTTACTGTCCCACTGGCTGTATCTGCCTCCCTGGATCCAGGCTGCGGGGACCCTGCTGCTGGCTGCAGGCCGCCTGCTGGCTCTATCAGCGGAG ATATGGTGTATATGGACACACATCGAATACCTCACCAATGATGAGccggaagagaaaaaaaagtga